The Methanoculleus marisnigri JR1 genome window below encodes:
- a CDS encoding ABC transporter permease, translating into MAWEFLTVYWREMIRYVRFRTQLFSSLLQPALWMAFFGIAMSSNFDRFTSSIPAPAGVVPLDYLTFMAAGVIAMTTLFTSLFGGMSLLFDKNWGLMREMLASPMPRTHIMLGVSLSGMTKSFIQASIIMAFGLLLGVQFFPGYSAARIALSILGIFVFVGVFSLGFLLFSSTISMRLESPEGLQGIITLLTLPLFFVSNALYPIQAFPPFLQTLSIFNPLTHLVNGIRYFALGGDFFAVGARYTSTTADVLGSFAYLVIFAAVMYLLARRTFERAVVT; encoded by the coding sequence ATGGCATGGGAGTTCCTTACCGTCTACTGGCGGGAGATGATCCGGTACGTCAGGTTCAGGACGCAGCTCTTCTCGTCGCTTCTGCAGCCGGCGCTCTGGATGGCCTTCTTCGGCATCGCGATGTCCTCGAACTTCGACCGGTTCACGTCGTCGATCCCGGCTCCTGCGGGAGTCGTCCCCCTCGACTACCTCACCTTCATGGCCGCCGGGGTGATCGCGATGACGACCCTCTTTACGAGCCTTTTTGGAGGGATGAGCCTCCTCTTCGATAAGAACTGGGGGCTGATGCGGGAGATGCTTGCAAGTCCCATGCCCCGGACGCACATCATGCTCGGGGTCAGCCTCTCGGGGATGACGAAATCGTTCATCCAGGCGTCCATCATCATGGCCTTCGGTCTCCTCCTCGGGGTGCAGTTCTTCCCGGGGTATTCCGCCGCCCGGATCGCCCTCTCGATCCTCGGGATATTCGTGTTCGTCGGTGTCTTCTCGCTCGGGTTCCTCCTCTTCTCCTCCACCATCTCGATGCGCCTCGAAAGCCCCGAAGGACTGCAGGGAATCATCACGCTTCTCACCCTGCCGCTCTTCTTCGTCTCGAACGCCCTCTACCCGATCCAGGCGTTCCCGCCGTTTTTACAGACGCTCTCGATCTTCAACCCGCTGACCCACCTGGTCAACGGGATCCGCTACTTCGCTCTCGGAGGCGATTTCTTCGCCGTCGGCGCCCGCTACACCTCCACCACGGCCGACGTCCTCGGATCGTTCGCGTACCTGGTGATCTTTGCGGCGGTGATGTATCTCCTTGCCCGGCGGACGTTTGAGAGGGCGGTCGTGACATAA
- a CDS encoding chemotaxis protein CheW — protein MTHLLSFTVEGLTCALPLAETRQVVGMVELQPETGKRRGGAGTMNLHGRAVPVYSLRRLLGLADRQPLPTDVLIIAHPTRECVALWADGVRGVQESPVELPPETDATSPPGMLLTEEEEIIIYDLGAFLAAEETAQHSLPGTAGTGEEAPPYDDGKGDEILAERARAFARPEEEAGGETPFSELLTFRLADREYAIKTQYIREVFIMHEITPVPGVPDFVAGICAVRGEIISVVDLRALFSIPKHGLTDLNRVIVLSDGTVTFGILADYITDIYIRPTDQFSPVEPETTPIEQRYLLGVTDESVLVLDAAAILGDPAMVVGQTRK, from the coding sequence ATGACACACCTTCTGTCCTTTACCGTTGAGGGGCTGACCTGCGCTCTCCCTCTTGCCGAGACCCGGCAGGTCGTCGGCATGGTGGAACTCCAGCCCGAGACCGGCAAACGCCGCGGGGGAGCGGGGACCATGAACCTGCACGGCAGAGCCGTCCCGGTCTACTCGCTCCGGAGACTCCTCGGGCTCGCCGACCGCCAACCTCTCCCAACCGACGTCCTCATCATCGCTCACCCCACCCGGGAATGCGTGGCGCTCTGGGCGGACGGGGTACGGGGGGTGCAGGAGAGCCCGGTCGAACTTCCGCCCGAAACCGACGCCACCTCCCCTCCCGGCATGCTGCTGACCGAAGAAGAGGAGATCATCATCTACGATCTCGGCGCGTTCCTTGCAGCGGAAGAGACCGCGCAGCACTCCCTCCCGGGCACGGCCGGTACCGGGGAGGAGGCGCCTCCTTACGACGACGGAAAGGGCGATGAGATCCTCGCAGAACGGGCGCGGGCGTTCGCACGGCCGGAAGAGGAGGCGGGCGGCGAGACCCCGTTCTCGGAACTCCTCACGTTCAGGCTCGCGGACCGGGAGTACGCCATCAAAACGCAGTACATCCGCGAAGTCTTCATCATGCACGAGATCACCCCGGTCCCGGGGGTTCCCGACTTCGTCGCCGGGATCTGTGCCGTCAGGGGAGAGATCATCTCCGTCGTCGATCTCCGCGCACTCTTCTCGATCCCGAAGCACGGCCTGACCGACCTCAACCGGGTCATCGTTCTCTCCGACGGAACGGTGACCTTCGGAATCCTTGCGGACTACATCACGGACATCTACATCAGGCCGACCGACCAGTTCTCCCCCGTAGAGCCTGAAACGACCCCTATCGAGCAGCGTTACCTCCTGGGCGTCACGGACGAATCGGTGCTCGTCCTCGATGCGGCGGCGATCCTCGGCGACCCCGCAATGGTGGTCGGCCAGACCAGAAAATAA
- a CDS encoding ATP-binding cassette domain-containing protein: MGGDDIIEVHDLEHAFGNFAAVRGISFTVKNGEIFSFLGPNGAGKSTTINILTTLLPLQKGTVRVAGYDVAREPGKVRKAIGIVFQEDVLDRDLTVRETMEFHGRLYAIPREERRRRIDDLLRIVELESKRDERTKNLSGGMKRRLQIARGLMTQPEVLFLDEPTQGLDPQTRMRIWDYIRQVNGTGTTIFLTTHYMEEADMLSDRISIIDHGRIVVSGTPAELKNALGEDVVYLETEDDEKARAALSGIEEIRSVTESPRGLSVTISADGSHCLPQIIERVRGAGIGISNVNLKKPTMDDVFVHYTGSELRDTGA; encoded by the coding sequence ATGGGAGGGGACGATATCATCGAGGTACACGACCTCGAACATGCGTTCGGCAACTTCGCGGCGGTTCGCGGCATCAGTTTCACCGTCAAAAACGGCGAAATCTTCTCGTTCCTCGGCCCCAACGGCGCCGGCAAGAGCACCACCATCAACATCCTGACAACCCTCCTCCCCCTCCAGAAGGGTACGGTACGGGTGGCCGGTTACGACGTCGCACGGGAGCCAGGGAAGGTCCGAAAGGCAATCGGCATCGTCTTCCAGGAGGACGTGCTCGACCGGGATCTCACCGTTCGGGAGACGATGGAGTTCCACGGCCGGCTCTACGCCATCCCCCGGGAAGAACGGCGGCGGCGTATCGACGACCTGCTCCGGATCGTCGAACTTGAGTCCAAACGGGACGAACGGACGAAGAATCTCTCCGGCGGCATGAAACGGCGGCTCCAGATCGCACGCGGCCTGATGACCCAGCCGGAGGTGCTCTTCCTGGACGAGCCGACGCAGGGGCTCGACCCCCAGACACGGATGCGGATCTGGGACTATATCCGGCAGGTGAACGGGACCGGGACGACGATATTTTTAACGACGCACTACATGGAGGAGGCCGATATGCTCTCCGACCGGATAAGCATCATCGATCACGGCAGGATCGTCGTCTCCGGAACCCCGGCCGAACTGAAGAACGCCCTCGGCGAGGACGTCGTCTACCTGGAGACCGAAGACGACGAAAAGGCCAGGGCTGCTCTTTCTGGGATCGAAGAGATCCGGTCGGTCACGGAGTCGCCCCGCGGCCTCTCGGTCACGATATCGGCAGACGGGAGCCACTGCCTCCCGCAGATCATAGAGCGGGTGCGCGGCGCCGGGATCGGGATCTCGAACGTCAACCTGAAAAAGCCGACGATGGACGACGTCTTCGTCCACTACACGGGGAGCGAACTGCGCGATACGGGGGCGTGA
- a CDS encoding arginine deiminase family protein, protein MAAGVRAEWERLRTVAVHRPGIEMFFGLLEPYAALYERAFSRYEARREHDALQRTLREEFGVRVLRLKETVLDAADRDPAVRRRLVDWAHETVAVRGDVREVAEARRSMEQNADALDSLHFFTLLLLNPVIDVGRRGAAGGVDVRILGQEPLANLYFMRDQQAATARGLVVGRPAKRQRAREPEITRFLWEILGIPIAGTVQAPGTFEGGDFMPMGEFALVGTGDRTNRDGASQFLGFAPGFDEIGIVHQPGHPLIPGDRPDPMVDMHLDTYFNVAGSGVVLGSERLLRRARLEVRHRSDGGYEPSGETTTLYDYIRSKGFSVIELSLLEQLSYAANVLCVRDGSILAVEGERVMRTVLSNLERKAARDPQRYGRLLRHAEEDYRRIQNGGHVFPHKPEFSRHGIEVCPLHLENLTGGYGGPHCMTCTLERG, encoded by the coding sequence ATGGCGGCGGGCGTGCGGGCGGAGTGGGAGCGGCTCCGGACGGTGGCCGTTCACCGCCCGGGGATCGAGATGTTCTTCGGGCTGCTTGAGCCGTACGCAGCGCTCTACGAACGGGCGTTCAGCCGCTACGAGGCGCGGCGGGAGCACGACGCTCTCCAGCGCACGCTCCGGGAAGAGTTCGGGGTCCGGGTGCTCCGGCTCAAGGAGACGGTTCTCGATGCAGCCGATCGCGACCCGGCGGTGCGTCGGCGGCTCGTCGATTGGGCGCACGAGACCGTCGCCGTCCGGGGCGACGTGAGGGAGGTGGCGGAGGCCCGGCGGAGTATGGAGCAGAACGCCGATGCCCTGGACTCGCTGCACTTCTTCACCCTCCTGCTCCTGAACCCGGTCATCGACGTGGGCAGGAGGGGTGCCGCCGGCGGGGTGGACGTCCGGATCCTGGGGCAGGAACCGCTTGCAAACCTCTACTTCATGCGCGACCAGCAGGCAGCGACCGCCCGCGGTCTCGTCGTCGGCCGCCCGGCAAAGCGGCAGCGGGCAAGGGAGCCCGAGATCACCCGGTTCCTCTGGGAGATCCTCGGCATCCCGATTGCCGGGACAGTGCAGGCGCCGGGGACGTTCGAGGGCGGCGATTTCATGCCGATGGGGGAGTTCGCTCTCGTCGGCACCGGGGATCGGACGAACCGTGACGGGGCATCCCAGTTCCTCGGGTTCGCCCCGGGGTTCGACGAGATCGGTATCGTTCACCAGCCGGGCCACCCGCTCATCCCGGGCGACCGGCCCGACCCGATGGTCGACATGCACCTCGACACCTACTTCAACGTCGCGGGAAGCGGGGTGGTGCTCGGCTCGGAGCGCCTCCTCCGGAGGGCGCGCCTCGAGGTCCGGCACCGGTCGGACGGAGGCTACGAGCCGTCGGGCGAGACGACGACCCTCTACGACTACATCCGATCGAAGGGATTCTCCGTGATTGAGCTCTCTCTTCTCGAGCAGCTCTCCTACGCCGCGAACGTCCTCTGCGTCCGTGACGGAAGCATCCTTGCGGTGGAGGGGGAACGGGTGATGCGGACGGTGCTCTCGAACCTGGAGCGGAAGGCCGCCCGCGACCCGCAGCGTTACGGACGGCTTTTACGCCACGCAGAGGAAGACTATCGCCGGATACAGAACGGGGGGCACGTCTTTCCGCACAAGCCGGAGTTCTCCCGGCACGGCATCGAAGTCTGCCCGCTGCACCTCGAGAACCTGACGGGAGGCTACGGCGGCCCCCACTGCATGACCTGCACGCTGGAGCGGGGGTGA
- a CDS encoding DUF4097 family beta strand repeat-containing protein → MQGTVYAVLALAVLATVIAGCTGVPGVEETEQFDRTVAVEPESGIVVINHNGNVAVNVREGEDVGITAVKRSVYGRGELEKVRIEVTEGDPLRVETVHTTFDPRVSVDYTISLPPTVVLQRIESSNGGIELSGVRLEETELLTSNGRIEIRGAEGYVTATTSNAGITVEDCGGIAGLATSNGEVTAELSAVRGDVTVSSSNAGITLRFAEDLDARVVATTSNGGITVHDLMLRLEESTGTSVSGTLGNGGPTVTVKTSNAGIDLFGP, encoded by the coding sequence ATGCAGGGAACCGTATACGCGGTGCTGGCCCTCGCCGTCCTCGCCACCGTCATCGCCGGATGCACCGGGGTGCCGGGCGTCGAGGAGACGGAGCAGTTCGACCGGACGGTCGCGGTGGAGCCGGAGAGCGGTATCGTCGTGATCAACCACAACGGGAACGTCGCCGTGAACGTCCGCGAGGGGGAGGACGTCGGCATCACGGCGGTCAAGCGATCCGTCTACGGCCGTGGCGAACTCGAGAAGGTCAGGATCGAGGTGACGGAGGGCGATCCGCTCAGGGTAGAGACGGTGCACACCACCTTCGACCCGCGGGTGAGTGTCGACTACACGATATCCCTGCCGCCGACCGTCGTCCTGCAGAGGATCGAGAGTTCGAACGGCGGGATCGAACTCTCGGGGGTGCGGCTTGAAGAGACGGAACTCCTGACGTCGAACGGCCGGATCGAGATCCGCGGGGCCGAAGGATACGTCACCGCGACGACCAGCAACGCCGGCATCACCGTGGAGGACTGCGGGGGGATCGCAGGTCTCGCGACCTCGAACGGGGAAGTCACCGCCGAACTTTCAGCCGTCCGGGGAGACGTGACGGTTTCGTCGAGCAACGCCGGCATCACGCTCAGGTTCGCAGAGGATCTGGACGCCCGGGTGGTCGCCACCACCTCGAACGGCGGGATAACGGTTCACGATCTCATGCTCCGGCTCGAAGAGTCGACGGGAACCTCGGTCTCGGGAACGCTCGGCAACGGGGGCCCGACCGTCACCGTCAAAACCTCGAACGCCGGCATCGACCTCTTCGGGCCCTGA
- a CDS encoding methyl-accepting chemotaxis protein, protein MLTFFSDMKVGTKILVICLFLAIIPTLMLGIVAYTSSSGVINEQIETLLETQVHDARGWTNDVYKLTRNKVNSDLNVLHENFYARGTPEIIDEELALVDGTGNPYVINDNFEIVDQVQSLVGGAATVFQVYDDHAVRVSTNVIGTDGTRAVGTELTQNVYDVVVNQGETYYGSRDLFGKRYVTAYEPIRDSRGNIVGVLFVGTEEQETLDVVKSSLKDTVIGRNGYMFVVDSNGQLLVHPSEEGENKADEGYIQEMIENKVGIIRHQVDGTDIIDAYTYYEPLDWHIVSRAELSDFTGPIDTIRNTIVIVVLASIAIGVAIAILFGRSISDPLQQVVLMLKELRNGHLSARLNIRRQDEIGVMARTMDEFAGDLQENVVGNLRKIALGEYVQEFPVADEGDEIRPALAMMVQSLDHLHKETLKLTDAARAGDLSIRGDEKAFRGGYRMIIAGFNKTLESITEPVNEAMRLARFYASGDFTARFDENIPVAGEFVAYRDALNTIGIELSRLMKLISEELYEGVSVLSLASNEILAVTSQLAAASSQTAATVNETSDSVESVRKKTELVNLKTKGVSEKAMRALEVSKGGQKSVRETLEGMNQIQRQMDIVRMSVIRLSEQSQAVGEIIATVNDISEQSNLLAVNASIEAAKAGEFGKGFAVVANEIHNLAEQSKKATSNIRAILTDIQQGVSSTAASTEQGIRSVTDAAQLTSNAQEVIEVLAQSIADTSQEVIEIATSIQTQASGIDQISRAMENIRDAAQKNLETTHKAEKTAEDLHELGARLKRITQQYRV, encoded by the coding sequence ATGCTCACATTTTTTTCAGACATGAAAGTCGGGACGAAGATCCTCGTCATCTGCCTGTTTCTGGCGATCATCCCGACGCTTATGCTCGGCATAGTGGCGTATACCAGCTCAAGCGGTGTGATTAACGAGCAGATCGAGACGCTGCTCGAGACGCAGGTGCACGACGCGCGGGGATGGACCAACGACGTCTACAAACTCACGCGCAATAAGGTGAACAGCGATCTCAACGTCCTCCACGAGAACTTTTACGCCCGGGGAACTCCCGAGATCATCGACGAGGAACTGGCCCTGGTGGACGGGACCGGCAACCCGTATGTCATCAACGACAACTTCGAGATCGTCGACCAGGTCCAGTCGCTGGTCGGCGGCGCGGCGACGGTCTTCCAGGTCTACGACGACCACGCCGTCCGCGTCTCCACAAACGTCATCGGGACCGACGGGACGAGGGCGGTCGGGACCGAGCTGACCCAGAACGTCTACGACGTCGTGGTGAACCAGGGGGAGACCTACTACGGGAGCAGGGACCTCTTCGGCAAGCGCTACGTCACCGCGTACGAGCCGATACGGGACAGCCGCGGAAACATCGTCGGCGTTCTCTTCGTCGGGACGGAGGAGCAGGAGACGCTCGACGTCGTCAAGTCGAGCCTCAAGGATACGGTCATCGGCAGAAACGGCTACATGTTCGTCGTCGACAGCAACGGCCAGCTGCTCGTGCACCCGTCCGAGGAGGGGGAGAACAAGGCCGACGAGGGTTATATCCAGGAGATGATCGAGAATAAGGTCGGCATCATCCGCCACCAGGTCGACGGGACGGATATCATCGATGCTTACACCTACTACGAACCGCTCGACTGGCACATCGTCTCGCGTGCCGAACTCTCCGACTTCACCGGGCCGATAGACACCATCAGGAACACGATCGTCATCGTCGTCCTGGCATCCATCGCCATCGGCGTCGCAATCGCCATCCTCTTCGGCCGCTCGATCTCCGATCCCCTGCAGCAGGTCGTGTTGATGCTCAAAGAACTCCGTAACGGCCACCTCTCCGCACGGCTCAACATCAGGCGGCAGGACGAGATCGGGGTCATGGCCAGAACAATGGACGAGTTCGCCGGCGATCTCCAGGAGAACGTCGTCGGGAACCTGAGGAAGATTGCTCTCGGCGAGTACGTCCAGGAGTTCCCGGTCGCCGACGAAGGCGACGAGATCCGTCCCGCGCTCGCGATGATGGTCCAGTCGCTCGACCACCTCCACAAAGAGACGCTCAAACTCACCGACGCCGCCCGTGCGGGCGATCTCTCCATCCGCGGCGACGAGAAGGCGTTCCGCGGCGGCTACCGGATGATCATCGCCGGGTTCAACAAGACCCTCGAGTCGATCACCGAGCCGGTGAACGAAGCGATGCGGCTTGCGCGATTCTACGCATCCGGCGACTTCACCGCCCGGTTCGACGAAAATATCCCGGTCGCCGGGGAGTTCGTCGCCTACCGCGACGCCCTCAACACCATCGGGATCGAACTCTCGCGGCTGATGAAACTGATCAGCGAAGAACTCTACGAAGGCGTCTCGGTTCTCTCGCTCGCTTCAAACGAGATCCTGGCGGTCACGAGCCAGCTCGCCGCAGCCAGTTCCCAGACCGCCGCGACGGTGAACGAGACCTCGGACTCGGTCGAGAGCGTCAGGAAGAAGACCGAGCTCGTGAACCTGAAGACGAAAGGCGTCTCCGAGAAGGCCATGCGGGCGCTGGAGGTCTCGAAGGGCGGCCAGAAGTCCGTGCGCGAGACCCTTGAAGGTATGAACCAGATCCAGCGGCAGATGGATATCGTCCGGATGAGCGTCATCCGGCTCTCCGAGCAGAGCCAGGCCGTCGGCGAGATCATCGCGACCGTGAACGACATCTCCGAACAGTCCAACCTGCTTGCGGTGAACGCTTCCATCGAAGCCGCGAAGGCCGGGGAGTTCGGGAAAGGGTTTGCCGTCGTCGCGAACGAGATCCACAACCTTGCCGAGCAGTCGAAGAAAGCGACCTCGAACATCCGGGCTATCCTCACCGACATCCAGCAGGGGGTCTCCTCGACCGCGGCCTCGACCGAACAGGGGATCCGGTCCGTCACGGATGCGGCCCAGCTGACGAGCAACGCACAGGAGGTTATCGAGGTGCTCGCCCAGTCGATAGCGGACACCTCGCAGGAGGTCATCGAGATCGCCACCTCGATCCAGACGCAGGCCTCAGGAATAGACCAGATCTCGCGCGCGATGGAGAATATCCGGGACGCGGCGCAGAAGAACCTCGAAACCACCCATAAGGCGGAGAAGACCGCCGAGGACCTGCACGAGCTCGGTGCCCGCTTAAAGAGGATCACCCAGCAGTACCGGGTCTAA
- a CDS encoding ATP-binding response regulator, which produces MSVLVVEDSRTQAEFIRHVLETEGYDVTLVADGNEAIRRMEVDMPDIVLTDIMMPGMDGYELCRRIKQQNPDTPVILVTNLFDPADVLKGLASGADSFIVKPVDPEHVRSQIEAVMRTREIPEPKESPAELEIPFAGSTYTIAAGRLKILNTLLSTYTIAVTKNTELQEAQEQLHSLNEQLQEAVADLSRSNESLAEENRERRRVEKALAEANRKLQLMASITRHDLLNQLAALWGYLDLAQVLREREPANAWRHVESAAEMVNRLNNTVRFTAEYQKVGATAPVWQEIRTLVERSEKYVSTGKITLENAIPAGVEILADPLIEKVFSNLIENSLRYGETVTAIAFSLKQDGGTYTILCEDDGVGVPADEKEKIFTYAHGMNTGLGLFLAREILAITGITIQETGIPGNGARFELLCPAKVIRAPDRQTG; this is translated from the coding sequence ATGAGCGTTCTGGTGGTAGAGGATAGCAGGACGCAGGCCGAGTTCATCCGCCACGTCCTCGAGACGGAAGGATACGACGTCACCCTGGTCGCCGACGGCAACGAGGCGATACGGCGCATGGAGGTCGATATGCCCGATATCGTCCTGACCGACATCATGATGCCCGGGATGGACGGCTACGAACTCTGCCGCCGGATCAAGCAGCAGAACCCGGATACACCCGTCATCCTGGTCACCAACCTCTTCGATCCCGCCGACGTGCTGAAAGGGCTTGCATCGGGAGCGGACAGCTTCATCGTCAAGCCCGTCGACCCCGAACACGTCCGCTCCCAGATCGAGGCCGTCATGCGGACGCGGGAGATACCGGAACCAAAAGAGTCTCCCGCCGAACTGGAGATCCCCTTCGCCGGCAGCACCTATACCATCGCCGCCGGAAGGCTCAAGATCTTGAACACCCTCCTCTCGACGTATACCATCGCGGTGACGAAGAACACCGAACTCCAGGAGGCGCAGGAGCAACTGCACTCCTTGAATGAACAACTCCAGGAAGCCGTCGCGGATCTCTCCCGCAGCAATGAGAGCCTTGCTGAAGAGAACCGGGAACGGCGACGCGTGGAGAAAGCGCTCGCGGAAGCCAACAGGAAACTCCAGCTCATGGCGAGCATCACCCGCCACGACCTCTTGAACCAGCTCGCGGCGCTCTGGGGGTATCTCGACCTGGCCCAGGTACTGCGCGAGCGGGAACCGGCAAACGCGTGGCGCCACGTCGAGAGCGCTGCCGAGATGGTGAACCGGCTCAACAACACCGTCCGGTTTACGGCAGAATACCAGAAGGTGGGGGCGACGGCTCCAGTCTGGCAGGAGATCAGGACACTTGTGGAGCGGTCGGAGAAATATGTCTCGACGGGCAAGATAACCCTTGAGAACGCCATTCCGGCGGGGGTGGAGATCCTCGCCGACCCGCTCATCGAGAAGGTCTTCTCGAACCTCATCGAGAACTCGCTGCGCTACGGAGAGACGGTCACCGCCATCGCCTTCAGCCTCAAACAGGATGGAGGGACCTACACCATCCTCTGTGAGGATGACGGCGTGGGAGTTCCTGCCGACGAGAAGGAGAAGATCTTCACCTACGCGCACGGCATGAATACCGGACTCGGCCTCTTCCTCGCGCGGGAGATCCTGGCCATCACCGGGATCACCATCCAGGAGACGGGAATCCCCGGGAACGGAGCCCGATTCGAACTCCTCTGCCCGGCAAAAGTGATCCGTGCTCCCGACCGGCAGACCGGATGA
- a CDS encoding hybrid sensor histidine kinase/response regulator, with amino-acid sequence MTGPDDVFRARLLETFREEADEYLEAITEGLIALEKAGPTPELVERVYRTVHSLKGASRAVNHREIESICQNLETAFSLMKRGEYVPGVDDFDLFHRTVAVIKSLLRGERPDASPTEINGALRAIPGGTGPPEGRPGEPGPASREKHTYDAPGGYNSGEQGADRGTVRIAAHKLDRLTAGADSLLTTRLFITQRIRELEEMMARFSLWQWNHSQAFNDLQTIRRKAFGEEKAAIPPDLVLPLQRAVEFQEYNREFVTNLQHDLATHLRSMEFDRSALETSTSEISDLVHDAALLPASTILTPFSAFVREFSRTSGKSVDLTIEGGEIEVDRRILDALKDPIMHLIRNSIDHGIESPEARRARQKSATGSVRIRVFPRSGSRVGIEVADDGAGVDSSAIRRTAVENEVITADEDATLTDSEAIWLIFRSGMTTSRIVTDLSGRGLGLAIVEDTVSRLGGEVTVSSTVGRGTAITLTVPVSMATLRGLLVRSERQVYVLPMQQVKQVLRVRPDSLAVSRGRPTILLSGETIEVIRLTDALGIPLSGPPTEEGQPKPLVIIAYGAGQIACIVDEVIRVQEIVVRPLGSQLTSVRRIDGAVILGDGRLALVLDPLDLIQDAMQAERPVSASTLPQEAERRVMVVEDSVTSRALLQAVLEGAGYQVETAVNGIDAFARLKQHEFDMVVSDVDMPRMNGFTLTEKIRAEGGHLAGIRVVLVTSLDSPEDRERGKAVGADAYIVKKSFEADEFLRIIRRLVRRREGEIQER; translated from the coding sequence ATGACCGGACCGGACGACGTATTTCGTGCCCGTCTCCTCGAGACGTTCCGCGAGGAGGCGGACGAGTACCTTGAAGCAATCACCGAGGGGCTGATCGCGCTGGAGAAGGCCGGGCCGACGCCCGAGCTGGTCGAGCGGGTTTACCGGACGGTCCATAGCCTGAAAGGAGCGTCGCGCGCGGTCAATCACCGGGAGATCGAGTCGATCTGCCAGAACCTCGAGACCGCCTTCTCCCTCATGAAGCGGGGCGAGTACGTCCCGGGAGTGGACGATTTCGACCTCTTCCACCGGACAGTCGCGGTCATCAAGAGCCTTCTCCGGGGAGAGAGGCCCGATGCCTCGCCGACAGAGATCAACGGGGCACTCCGGGCCATCCCCGGCGGGACCGGTCCTCCGGAAGGCCGGCCGGGCGAACCGGGTCCGGCCTCCCGGGAGAAACACACTTACGACGCGCCAGGAGGTTATAACAGCGGCGAGCAGGGGGCCGACCGGGGCACGGTGCGGATTGCCGCCCATAAACTCGACCGGCTCACCGCAGGAGCCGACAGTCTCCTCACGACCCGGCTCTTCATCACGCAACGGATACGCGAGCTCGAGGAGATGATGGCCCGTTTCTCCCTCTGGCAGTGGAACCACTCCCAGGCGTTCAACGACCTGCAGACGATCCGCAGGAAGGCCTTCGGGGAAGAGAAGGCAGCCATTCCTCCCGATCTCGTCCTGCCGCTCCAGCGGGCGGTCGAGTTCCAGGAGTACAACCGCGAGTTCGTGACCAACCTGCAGCACGACCTCGCCACGCACCTGCGGTCCATGGAGTTCGACCGGTCGGCGCTCGAGACGAGCACCTCCGAGATATCCGACCTTGTCCACGATGCCGCACTCCTCCCGGCTTCAACCATACTTACCCCGTTCTCCGCGTTCGTGAGAGAGTTTTCCCGCACCTCGGGGAAATCGGTCGACCTCACGATCGAGGGGGGCGAGATCGAGGTCGACCGCCGTATCCTCGATGCGTTGAAAGACCCCATCATGCACCTCATCAGGAACAGCATCGATCACGGCATCGAGAGCCCGGAGGCCAGGAGAGCCCGGCAGAAATCCGCCACAGGCTCCGTGCGGATCCGGGTCTTCCCCCGGTCGGGGAGCAGGGTCGGCATCGAGGTGGCCGACGATGGCGCCGGCGTCGACAGTAGCGCGATCCGGAGAACCGCCGTCGAGAACGAGGTGATCACGGCGGACGAGGACGCAACCCTCACCGACAGCGAGGCAATCTGGCTCATCTTCCGGTCGGGGATGACCACGAGCCGGATCGTCACCGACCTCTCGGGGAGAGGGCTCGGACTTGCAATCGTTGAAGACACCGTCTCCCGTCTCGGGGGGGAGGTGACGGTCTCCTCGACCGTCGGCAGGGGGACGGCGATCACCCTGACCGTCCCGGTGAGTATGGCCACCCTCCGCGGGCTGCTCGTCCGCTCCGAACGGCAGGTATATGTCCTCCCGATGCAGCAGGTGAAGCAGGTTCTCCGGGTTCGCCCGGATTCCCTGGCCGTCTCCAGGGGCCGGCCGACGATCCTTCTGTCGGGAGAGACAATCGAGGTCATCCGGCTCACCGACGCCCTGGGTATCCCCCTGTCCGGCCCCCCCACGGAGGAGGGGCAGCCAAAACCCCTCGTCATCATCGCATACGGGGCCGGGCAGATCGCGTGTATAGTCGACGAAGTGATCCGGGTGCAGGAGATCGTCGTCCGGCCGCTCGGCAGTCAGCTCACCTCCGTGCGACGGATCGACGGGGCCGTGATCCTCGGGGACGGGCGTCTGGCGCTCGTGCTCGATCCCCTCGACCTGATCCAGGACGCGATGCAGGCGGAGCGGCCGGTTTCGGCATCCACACTTCCACAGGAGGCAGAGCGGCGGGTCATGGTCGTCGAGGACTCGGTCACCTCACGTGCCCTGCTGCAGGCCGTCCTCGAGGGGGCCGGATATCAGGTGGAGACCGCTGTCAACGGGATCGACGCATTCGCAAGGCTTAAGCAGCATGAGTTTGATATGGTCGTTTCAGATGTTGATATGCCTCGGATGAACGGTTTTACGCTCACCGAGAAGATACGTGCCGAGGGCGGGCACCTTGCCGGGATCCGGGTGGTGCTGGTCACTTCGCTCGATTCGCCCGAAGACCGGGAACGGGGAAAGGCGGTCGGGGCGGATGCATATATCGTCAAGAAGAGCTTCGAGGCAGACGAGTTTCTCAGGATAATCCGGCGTCTGGTGCGTCGCCGCGAGGGAGAGATCCAGGAGCGATGA